Proteins encoded together in one Salmo trutta chromosome 3, fSalTru1.1, whole genome shotgun sequence window:
- the LOC115167501 gene encoding NEDD4 family-interacting protein 1-like — protein MAEQISNVRYQELVNEEEPAAAQPPQEEPAAVLDAPPPYSSISAANAAFFDYKEDAGRFPNPPSYNVATTLPSYDEAERTKAETGIPLVPGRVVEDDFDDADQLRIGNDGIFMLTFFMAFLFNWIGFFLSFCLTTSAAGRYGAISGFGLSLIKWVLIVRFSTYFPGYFDGQYWLWWVFLALGFMLFVRGFVNYSRVRKMADPTYATLPRTRVLFIY, from the exons ATGGCCGAGCAAATCAGCAACGTTAGATATCAGGAG CTGGTGAATGAGGAGGAGCCAGCAGCAGCCCAACCCCCTCAGGAGGAGCCAGCAGCTGTCCTGGATGCCCCTCCCCCCTACAGCAGCATCTCAGCTGCCAATGCAG CGTTCTTTGACTACAAGGAGGATGCAGGCAGGTTCCCCAACCCCCCGTCCTACAACGTGGCTACCACACTGCCCTCCTATGATGAAGCAGAGAGGACCAAAGCTGAGACCGGCATCCCTCTGGTCCCTGGCAGGGTTGTG GAGGATGACTTTGACGATGCTGACCAGCTGCGCATAGGGAATGATGGCATCTTTATGCTCACCTTCTTCA TGGCATTCCTGTTCAACTGGATTGGTTTCTTCCTGTCCTTCTGTCTGACCACTTCTGCAGCCGGTCGCTACGGCGCCATCTCTGGGTTCGGCCTGTCTCTCATCAAATGGGTTCTCATAGTCCGG TTTTCCACCTACTTCCCTGGCTACTTTGATGGGCAGTACTGGTTGTGGTGGGTCTTCCTGGCTTTGG GCTTCATGCTGTTCGTCAGAGGGTTCGTCAACTACTCCCGGGTTCGCAAAATGGCCGACCCTACTTACGCCACACTGCCCCGAACGAGAGTCCTGTTCATCTACTGA
- the LOC115167514 gene encoding putative fibroblast growth factor 1: protein MTDAEITFLPVGQDNERFGSNLLDNKKLTRLYCMNGGHHLQILPDGTVEGKRDENDVHTVLRVKSVDHGVVVIQGTEAGRYLAMSSEGKLYSSSIVTDQCYFLEKIEVNHYNTYQAQKYEDRSWYVGLKKNGKPKLGSRTHIGQKAIFFLPRRLESTGE, encoded by the exons ATGACGGATGCAGAAATAACGTTTTTACCGGTGGGGCAGGATAATGAGAGATTCGGAAGTAACCTGCTCGACAATAAAAAGCTGACCCGCCTATACTGCATGAATGGCGGACATCATCTGCAGATTCTCCCGGATGGGACGGTGGAAGGCAAGAGGGACGAGAATGACGTTCAca CGGTCCTGAGGGTGAAATCTGTGGACCATGGTGTGGTTGTCATCCAGGGGACAGAGGCAGGACGCTACTTGGCCATGAGCAGTGAAGGAAAGCTATACAGTTCA TCGATAGTAactgatcagtgttatttcctggaGAAGATTGAGGTGAACCACTACAACACCTACCAGGCCCAGAAGTACGAAGACAGGAGTTGGTACGTGGGACTGAAGAAGAACGGGAAACCCAAACTTGGCTCCAGAACCCACATAGGGCAGAAGGCCATCTTCTTCTTGCCACGGCGGTTGGAGAGCACAGGGGAGTGA